From a region of the Buchnera aphidicola (Floraphis choui) genome:
- a CDS encoding UDP-N-acetylmuramoyl-L-alanyl-D-glutamate--2,6-diaminopimelate ligase has translation MIYIKNDIPIISFFKLSKYLFEISSRYYKINTNLTLIGITGTNGKSTVTNIISQWGHLLNYKIGIMSTLGNGIYNNLKPSKNTTESSINIQKFLHEMSINNIRTIAMEVSSHGIVQNRISKLRFSIAILTNVTSDHLDYHKTVKSYIQAKLNFFTQNKIKKFIINIDDCTGNNLVKMLNKKKVIAVSINKNFNCLSFKKWIHSYHIIHNTHINYIYFKSSWGQGVLKSKLIGHFNIINLLLALAALLELGYPFDRLVNTCKKITNVHGRMQIFKTPNKPFIVIDYAHNEDAFKNALQSIRKICRNKIWCVFGCGGDRDKSKRSLMGRMAENIADTIILTNDNPRNENPIEIIRDILKGCQHKKNIHIILNRKKAIQFSITHANVDDYIVILGKGHEEYQIIKNKIYYFSDHVTIKQLLE, from the coding sequence ATAATATATATAAAAAATGATATTCCAATAATTAGTTTTTTTAAATTATCTAAATATTTATTTGAAATATCAAGTAGATATTATAAAATTAATACAAATTTAACACTTATCGGAATTACTGGAACTAATGGAAAGAGCACTGTAACCAACATTATTTCTCAATGGGGTCATCTATTAAACTACAAAATAGGAATTATGAGTACTTTAGGAAATGGAATATATAATAATCTAAAACCATCTAAAAATACAACTGAATCTTCTATAAATATACAAAAATTTTTACATGAAATGTCAATTAATAATATCAGAACAATTGCTATGGAAGTTTCTTCGCATGGAATCGTACAAAATAGAATATCAAAATTACGTTTTTCTATAGCAATACTCACAAACGTTACATCAGATCATTTAGATTATCACAAAACTGTAAAAAGCTACATACAAGCAAAATTAAATTTTTTTACTCAAAACAAAATAAAAAAATTCATAATAAACATAGATGATTGTACTGGAAACAATCTAGTTAAAATGTTAAATAAAAAAAAAGTTATTGCAGTAAGTATAAACAAAAATTTTAATTGTTTGTCTTTTAAGAAATGGATTCATTCATATCATATTATACATAATACACATATAAATTATATTTATTTTAAATCTAGTTGGGGGCAAGGAGTATTAAAAAGTAAATTAATTGGACATTTTAATATTATCAATTTGCTATTAGCTCTAGCTGCTTTATTAGAACTAGGATATCCATTTGATCGCTTAGTAAATACATGCAAAAAAATAACAAATGTTCATGGAAGAATGCAAATTTTTAAAACTCCAAATAAACCATTTATTGTAATTGATTATGCACATAATGAAGATGCTTTTAAAAATGCATTACAATCTATTCGAAAAATATGTCGTAATAAAATATGGTGCGTTTTTGGATGTGGAGGAGATAGAGATAAATCAAAACGATCCTTAATGGGAAGAATGGCTGAAAATATAGCTGATACAATAATTCTAACTAATGATAATCCCAGAAATGAAAACCCAATAGAAATCATTAGAGACATTTTAAAAGGATGTCAACACAAAAAAAATATTCACATTATATTAAACCGAAAAAAAGCAATTCAATTTTCTATAACCCATGCTAATGTTGATGATTATATTGTTATTTTAGGGAAAGGTCATGAAGAATACCAAATTATAAAAAATAAAATTTATTATTTTTCTGATCATGTAACAATTAAACAACTATTGGAATAA
- a CDS encoding Mur ligase domain-containing protein: protein MKQNLKNLLKPWINIMKSHKITGITSNSKEATSGNLFFALQGTKYHGKIFIKKAIKNGAKAILYETKKKKIMEI from the coding sequence ATGAAACAAAATTTAAAAAATTTATTAAAACCTTGGATAAACATAATGAAATCACATAAAATAACTGGAATAACATCCAATAGCAAAGAAGCAACTTCAGGAAATTTATTTTTTGCTCTACAAGGAACTAAATATCATGGAAAGATTTTTATTAAAAAAGCTATCAAAAATGGAGCAAAAGCTATCCTCTATGAAACAAAAAAAAAGAAAATCATGGAAATATAA
- a CDS encoding penicillin-binding transpeptidase domain-containing protein: protein MSIPLKKIIYKINHFKNSRFTYLARKVSPEIGEYIKTLHLPGIYIIEDFQRYYPSGKLISQLIGLTDIDGIGIEGVEKSFNTILTGTPGKRKIRTDKFGNVVENISLIKKSIPHDINLSIDIKLQTIIYRELSHAVNFNKAQSGTAILTNIKTGEILAMVNSPTYNPNNLKKVSMELIRNKAITDIFEPGSTVKPMVIMKALQKKIITPQSIVDTTPFTINKHTIHDVSYHEKLSITDILKKSSNTGVSKLALSMPASALTDIYSRFGLGKSTNVGLIGEKSGKYPKKKYWTNLDKATFSFGYGLMVTPLQLANVYTIIGRYGLYKPLSIIKINKKINGTQIFSKPLVKIVLNMLESVTEPGGVGVKAAIKGYKVAVKTGTAKKTDLNGKYINRYVAYAVGIAPISNPQFALVVMINDPRAGNYYGGTISAPVFSSIMGFVLRTINVKPDNLHIY from the coding sequence TTGTCTATTCCTTTAAAAAAAATTATATACAAAATTAATCATTTTAAAAATAGTAGGTTTACATACTTAGCTCGAAAAGTAAGTCCAGAAATTGGAGAATACATAAAAACACTACATTTACCAGGAATATATATCATTGAAGACTTTCAAAGATATTATCCATCCGGTAAATTAATTTCGCAATTAATTGGATTAACCGATATAGATGGAATAGGAATTGAAGGAGTAGAAAAAAGTTTTAATACAATTCTTACAGGCACTCCAGGTAAGAGAAAAATAAGAACAGACAAATTTGGAAATGTTGTTGAAAATATTTCATTAATTAAAAAAAGTATACCACACGATATAAATTTAAGTATAGATATAAAACTACAAACGATAATATATCGAGAATTAAGTCATGCTGTTAACTTCAATAAAGCCCAATCTGGAACAGCTATTTTAACTAATATTAAAACTGGAGAAATCCTAGCTATGGTTAACAGTCCTACTTATAATCCAAATAACCTAAAAAAAGTATCTATGGAATTAATTCGTAATAAAGCTATTACTGATATATTTGAGCCTGGATCTACAGTTAAACCTATGGTAATTATGAAAGCTTTGCAAAAAAAAATAATAACTCCACAATCTATAGTCGATACCACTCCATTTACAATAAATAAACATACAATACACGATGTGTCATACCATGAAAAATTATCTATTACTGATATTTTAAAAAAGTCAAGTAATACAGGTGTATCAAAATTAGCACTATCAATGCCAGCATCTGCCTTAACCGATATTTATTCTAGATTCGGTTTAGGAAAATCTACTAATGTAGGATTAATAGGAGAAAAAAGTGGAAAATATCCAAAAAAAAAATATTGGACTAATCTAGATAAAGCAACATTTTCTTTTGGATATGGATTAATGGTTACCCCACTACAACTAGCTAATGTTTATACAATTATTGGTAGATATGGATTATACAAACCACTGTCTATAATTAAAATCAACAAAAAAATTAATGGAACACAAATATTCTCTAAACCTTTAGTAAAAATTGTTTTGAATATGCTTGAATCAGTTACTGAACCAGGAGGTGTAGGAGTAAAAGCAGCAATTAAAGGATACAAAGTAGCAGTGAAAACAGGAACTGCAAAAAAAACTGATTTAAATGGAAAATATATCAATCGATACGTTGCTTATGCTGTAGGAATTGCTCCTATTAGTAACCCACAATTTGCCTTAGTTGTCATGATTAATGACCCGAGAGCAGGAAATTATTACGGAGGAACAATATCTGCTCCAGTATTTAGTTCAATTATGGGTTTTGTATTGAGAACAATTAATGTAAAACCTGATAATTTACACATTTACTAA
- the ftsL gene encoding cell division protein FtsL: MKNDTYTLSKIILNDLMTIHKKVLILLLMITISAISIVTIIHKTRLLISQEEQLNTVEKRIKTEWNNLILEKILLTSHSRIEKYAIEKLNMTFLDPSQENIILQ, from the coding sequence ATGAAAAATGATACTTATACTTTATCTAAAATAATTTTAAATGATTTAATGACAATTCATAAAAAAGTGTTAATTTTACTACTAATGATTACAATTTCTGCAATATCAATAGTTACTATAATTCATAAAACAAGATTATTAATTTCACAAGAAGAACAATTAAATACGGTTGAAAAAAGGATAAAAACAGAATGGAATAATTTAATATTAGAAAAAATTTTATTAACTTCTCATAGCAGGATTGAAAAATATGCTATAGAAAAATTGAATATGACGTTTCTTGATCCATCTCAAGAGAATATTATTTTACAATAG
- the rsmH gene encoding 16S rRNA (cytosine(1402)-N(4))-methyltransferase RsmH translates to MNFIHYTHIPVLKTETIKYLNIKKGGIYIDCTFGCGGHSKEILKKLDQKGKLYAIDKDPFSINIARTIQDRRMQVIPGNFSNVLKNFQKMSLKKKVDGILLDLGVSSIQIKNSNRGFSFLLNGPLDMRMNPNEGITASEWLKKSNVKSISKVLYEFGEERFAKKIAKSIVYQNKIKPITNTNELVNIIKHIVPKRNKNPATKTFQAIRIHINEELIELKKALKYALKILAPGGRLAIISFHSLEDRIVKNFLIKNSKYPFIPTGIAINEVQICNLKKISLKIINKIIPTETEVKNNPKSRSAILRISEKR, encoded by the coding sequence ATGAACTTTATACATTATACTCATATTCCTGTTTTAAAAACAGAAACAATTAAATATTTAAACATAAAAAAAGGCGGAATATATATTGATTGTACATTTGGATGCGGAGGGCATTCAAAAGAAATTTTAAAAAAACTAGATCAAAAAGGTAAACTATATGCTATTGATAAAGATCCATTTTCTATTAATATAGCGCGTACAATACAAGATCGTAGAATGCAAGTTATTCCAGGAAATTTTTCTAATGTTTTAAAAAATTTTCAAAAGATGTCATTAAAGAAAAAAGTTGATGGAATACTCCTAGATTTAGGAGTATCATCTATTCAGATTAAAAATTCTAATAGAGGTTTTTCTTTCTTACTAAATGGACCACTGGACATGCGTATGAACCCAAACGAGGGAATTACAGCATCAGAATGGCTTAAAAAATCCAACGTAAAATCTATTTCAAAAGTATTATATGAATTTGGAGAAGAACGCTTCGCAAAAAAGATAGCTAAAAGCATTGTTTATCAAAATAAAATTAAACCTATTACTAATACAAATGAATTAGTTAATATTATAAAACATATCGTTCCAAAACGTAATAAAAATCCTGCTACAAAAACCTTTCAAGCTATTAGGATACATATTAATGAAGAACTTATTGAACTTAAAAAAGCTTTAAAATATGCACTAAAAATATTAGCTCCCGGAGGTCGTTTAGCAATTATTAGCTTTCATTCACTTGAAGATCGAATAGTTAAAAACTTTCTAATTAAAAATAGTAAATATCCATTTATTCCAACTGGAATAGCTATAAATGAAGTACAAATATGTAATTTAAAAAAAATATCATTAAAAATTATTAATAAAATTATACCAACAGAAACCGAAGTTAAAAATAATCCAAAATCACGTAGTGCAATTTTGAGGATTTCTGAAAAGCGATGA
- the ilvN gene encoding acetolactate synthase small subunit: protein MKRIISILLENESGSLSRVIGLFSQRGYNIDSITVAPTEDPSLSKMTIQTKGDEKVIEQIEKQLHKLIDVLQVTEIEYENYLEREIILIKIKSITSNTRKELKQITDIFQGIIVNVTSLHYTVQLSGTSNKLDSYLAVIRDISEIIEISRSGIISISRN from the coding sequence ATGAAAAGAATTATATCTATTTTGTTAGAAAATGAATCTGGATCATTATCAAGAGTAATAGGCTTATTCTCACAAAGAGGATATAACATAGACAGCATCACAGTAGCACCAACAGAAGATCCATCCTTATCTAAAATGACAATACAAACTAAGGGAGACGAAAAAGTAATTGAACAAATTGAAAAACAGTTGCACAAATTAATAGACGTCTTACAAGTTACCGAAATAGAATACGAAAATTACTTAGAACGAGAAATTATACTAATTAAGATTAAAAGTATTACAAGTAATACCCGAAAAGAACTTAAACAAATTACGGACATTTTTCAAGGAATAATAGTAAACGTAACATCTTTACATTATACCGTACAACTATCTGGAACTAGCAATAAATTAGACTCATATTTAGCAGTTATACGAGATATATCTGAAATTATTGAAATTTCTCGCTCAGGAATTATAAGCATTTCTAGAAATTAA
- the ilvB gene encoding biosynthetic-type acetolactate synthase large subunit, which produces MEMLSGSEMVIQSLIDQGIKHIFGYPGGAVLDIYDSLKSTNKIKHILVRHEQGATHMADGYARATGKVGVVLVTSGPGATNAITGIATAYMDSIPIVIISGQVASYLIGYDAFQECDMIGISRPIVKHSFLVKKTEDIPITFKKAFWLASSGRPGPIVIDLPKDILNPLNKKPYVWPTEVSIRSYNPIIKGNLKQIKKAIDTLKLAKQPIIYAGGGVISSNSYNELKIFAEKLNIPVTTSLMALGAFPGNHPQNLQMLGMHGTYEANMAMHNSDTILAIGVRFDDRTTNNVDKYCPNAIIIHIDIDPTSISKTITAHIPIIGNAKYILKQMLQFIDDNMFVKEFYCLKKWWIKINNWKNVKSLRFNKNDLNIKPQSVIKTIWKLTQGKAYITSDVGQHQMFAALYYPFCKPRRWINSGGLGTMGFGLPAALGVKLALPKETVICITGDGSIQMNIQELSTAMQYKLPILILNLNNRSLGMVKQWQDIIYSGRHSHSYMKSLPNFVKLAESYGHIGISISNPKDLETKLKFSLEQLNKGHLVFIDITIDASEHVYPMQIRDGGMNSMLLRKNDKYSV; this is translated from the coding sequence ATGGAAATGTTATCAGGATCTGAAATGGTTATTCAATCACTGATCGACCAAGGTATTAAACATATCTTTGGATATCCCGGAGGGGCAGTACTAGATATATATGATTCTTTAAAATCTACTAATAAAATTAAACATATTCTAGTACGACATGAACAAGGAGCAACTCATATGGCTGATGGATATGCGCGAGCTACTGGAAAAGTTGGAGTAGTTCTAGTTACTTCCGGTCCTGGTGCAACTAACGCTATTACAGGCATTGCCACAGCATATATGGATTCTATTCCTATAGTAATAATATCAGGACAAGTAGCATCTTATCTAATAGGTTATGATGCATTTCAAGAATGTGACATGATAGGAATTTCACGACCAATAGTTAAGCATAGTTTTTTAGTAAAAAAAACAGAAGATATTCCTATTACCTTTAAAAAAGCATTTTGGTTAGCATCGAGTGGTCGTCCTGGTCCAATTGTTATCGATCTTCCAAAAGATATTCTCAATCCACTTAACAAAAAACCATATGTATGGCCTACCGAAGTAAGTATACGATCTTATAATCCAATAATTAAAGGAAATCTTAAACAAATAAAAAAAGCTATTGATACTTTAAAATTAGCAAAACAACCTATTATTTATGCAGGAGGAGGAGTTATTAGTTCAAATAGTTATAATGAACTAAAAATATTTGCCGAAAAATTAAATATTCCAGTTACTACTTCATTAATGGCTCTAGGAGCATTTCCTGGAAATCATCCTCAAAACCTTCAAATGTTAGGAATGCATGGTACTTATGAAGCTAATATGGCTATGCATAATTCAGATACAATTTTAGCAATTGGAGTAAGATTTGATGATAGAACTACTAATAACGTTGACAAATATTGTCCAAATGCCATAATTATACATATCGACATTGATCCTACATCTATATCAAAAACTATTACTGCACATATTCCAATTATAGGAAATGCAAAATATATCTTAAAACAAATGCTACAATTTATAGACGATAATATGTTTGTAAAAGAATTTTATTGTTTAAAAAAATGGTGGATAAAGATTAATAATTGGAAAAATGTCAAAAGCTTACGATTCAATAAAAATGATCTAAATATTAAACCACAAAGTGTTATCAAAACTATTTGGAAATTAACTCAAGGAAAAGCTTATATTACATCAGATGTAGGACAACATCAAATGTTTGCAGCGTTATATTACCCTTTTTGTAAACCTAGAAGATGGATTAACTCAGGTGGTTTAGGAACCATGGGTTTTGGATTACCAGCAGCATTAGGAGTTAAATTAGCGCTTCCAAAAGAAACTGTTATTTGTATTACTGGTGATGGCAGTATTCAAATGAACATTCAAGAGTTATCTACAGCTATGCAATATAAATTACCAATATTAATATTAAATTTAAATAATAGATCTTTAGGAATGGTAAAACAATGGCAAGATATAATTTATTCAGGTCGACATTCTCATTCTTATATGAAATCACTTCCAAATTTTGTTAAATTAGCTGAATCATATGGTCATATAGGAATTTCGATTAGTAATCCTAAGGATCTAGAAACAAAATTAAAATTTTCTTTAGAACAATTAAATAAAGGACATTTAGTTTTTATTGACATAACTATTGATGCTTCTGAACACGTATATCCTATGCAAATTCGTGATGGTGGAATGAATAGTATGCTATTAAGAAAAAATGACAAATATTCTGTATGA
- a CDS encoding FAD:protein FMN transferase, producing MVYLSGKTMGTIWKINFLTKNIDKKILIKEIKTQLDNDNQELSFWEQNSSISKFNNYQSTIPKHISKNLAKVIQTALLIGKKTSNALDITIGTLVNIWGFGPKKLPNFTPKPPIIKHALALTGLKHITLSKKNEKYYLKKNIKNVVLDLSTLGEGFIADHLGKLLQKKGIKDYTISVGGAIVTHTKNNLSNPKIIAIQKPIDSEFKIHMIVKLYNDAISTSGTYRNYYYLEGKKIVHLLNPITGQPSDTNLVSVSVIAKSALESDAWDTGLMILGFEQAKKLAIKEKLAVCLIKKYKSTLFTWVSPKFRSSLTKII from the coding sequence ATGGTTTATTTATCTGGAAAAACTATGGGAACAATATGGAAGATAAATTTTCTTACCAAGAACATAGATAAAAAAATATTAATAAAAGAAATTAAAACGCAACTTGATAATGATAACCAAGAACTATCTTTTTGGGAACAAAACTCTAGTATTTCAAAATTTAATAATTATCAAAGTACTATTCCTAAACATATTAGTAAAAACTTAGCAAAAGTTATTCAAACAGCTTTATTAATAGGAAAAAAAACATCTAATGCTTTAGATATTACTATAGGAACATTAGTAAATATATGGGGTTTTGGGCCAAAAAAACTCCCAAATTTTACTCCAAAGCCACCAATAATCAAACACGCTCTTGCATTAACAGGATTAAAACATATAACACTTAGTAAAAAAAATGAAAAGTATTATCTCAAAAAAAATATAAAAAACGTAGTATTAGATTTATCAACCTTAGGAGAAGGCTTTATTGCAGATCATTTAGGAAAACTATTACAAAAAAAAGGAATAAAAGATTATACTATTTCAGTCGGAGGTGCGATCGTTACTCATACTAAAAATAACTTATCTAACCCTAAAATAATTGCCATTCAAAAACCAATTGACTCAGAATTTAAAATCCATATGATTGTAAAGTTATACAATGATGCTATTAGTACATCAGGAACATATAGAAATTATTACTATTTAGAAGGAAAAAAAATTGTACATTTACTTAATCCTATTACAGGACAACCTTCTGATACAAATTTAGTTTCAGTTAGTGTAATTGCAAAATCAGCATTAGAATCAGATGCATGGGACACAGGTTTAATGATATTAGGTTTTGAACAAGCTAAAAAACTTGCTATCAAAGAAAAATTAGCCGTGTGTTTAATAAAAAAATATAAATCTACTTTATTTACATGGGTTTCACCTAAATTTCGTTCATCTTTAACAAAAATTATATAA
- a CDS encoding Do family serine endopeptidase produces MFSLLTVLFLNVGFSWNSSPSLNNSIRLESINPSLAPMLEKVMPSVVSINIEGSTVVRNSYTPHGFQSFFGNLSLFCKKELSLKAFPICQEKFRALGSGVIIDSKKGYVVTNNHVIDHASKIQVQLSNGSQYNAKIVGRDPHFDIALIQLDESEHLQEIKFSDSNSLRVGDYVIAIGNPFGLGETVTSGIVSALNRNGLNIENYENFIQTDAAINKGNSGGALVNLKGELIGINTAILAPEGGNIGIGFAIPANIVKSLINQMITYGQVHRNELGIMGTELNSDLAKVMKLSVNKGAFISRVLSKSSADIAGIQPGDVIVSLNKKPIFSFLELRAEIASLPANTKMELGVLRNKSFRSVIVELKLHVTNKVNSVNLYSEIAGAEFSNYHVNGETKGIYVENVKKNSAAFHIGLRKEDVIIGVNKHSVPSLDVFRKLLRSKPTTLVFHIKRGNEIIYLVMQE; encoded by the coding sequence ATGTTTTCTTTATTAACTGTTTTATTTTTAAATGTAGGTTTTTCTTGGAATTCGTCCCCGTCTTTAAATAATTCTATACGTTTAGAATCTATAAATCCAAGTTTAGCTCCAATGTTAGAAAAAGTTATGCCTTCTGTAGTAAGTATAAATATTGAAGGTAGCACTGTTGTTCGGAATTCTTATACTCCTCATGGGTTCCAATCGTTTTTTGGAAACCTTTCTTTATTTTGTAAAAAAGAATTATCATTAAAAGCATTTCCGATATGCCAGGAAAAATTTCGTGCATTAGGATCAGGAGTAATTATTGATTCGAAAAAAGGATATGTAGTAACTAATAATCATGTTATTGATCATGCTAGTAAAATTCAAGTTCAGTTAAGTAATGGAAGTCAGTATAATGCTAAAATAGTTGGTAGAGACCCTCATTTTGATATAGCTTTAATTCAACTAGATGAAAGTGAACATTTGCAAGAAATAAAATTTTCTGATTCTAATTCGTTAAGGGTAGGAGATTATGTTATTGCAATTGGTAATCCTTTTGGATTAGGTGAAACTGTTACTTCAGGAATTGTTTCTGCATTAAATCGTAACGGATTAAATATTGAAAATTATGAAAATTTTATTCAGACTGATGCAGCTATTAATAAAGGTAACTCTGGGGGCGCATTAGTTAATTTAAAAGGAGAATTAATTGGAATTAATACTGCAATTTTAGCTCCAGAAGGTGGAAACATTGGAATAGGATTCGCGATTCCAGCTAATATAGTTAAAAGTTTAATTAATCAAATGATAACTTATGGTCAAGTTCATCGCAATGAATTAGGTATTATGGGTACAGAGTTAAATTCCGATTTAGCTAAGGTTATGAAACTTAGTGTAAATAAAGGAGCGTTTATTAGTCGAGTTTTATCGAAATCGTCTGCCGATATTGCAGGAATACAGCCAGGTGATGTAATTGTATCTTTAAATAAAAAACCAATTTTTAGTTTTTTGGAATTACGTGCTGAAATTGCTTCTTTACCAGCTAATACTAAAATGGAACTGGGTGTATTAAGAAATAAAAGTTTTAGATCTGTAATAGTAGAGTTAAAATTGCATGTAACAAATAAAGTTAATTCTGTTAATTTGTATTCAGAAATTGCAGGAGCTGAATTTAGTAATTACCATGTAAATGGAGAGACAAAAGGAATTTATGTTGAAAATGTTAAGAAAAATTCAGCAGCCTTTCATATTGGATTAAGAAAAGAAGATGTTATTATTGGTGTTAATAAACATTCTGTACCATCTTTAGATGTTTTTCGAAAATTACTTCGTTCAAAGCCAACAACATTAGTTTTTCATATTAAGCGTGGAAATGAAATTATATATTTAGTAATGCAAGAATAG
- the dapD gene encoding 2,3,4,5-tetrahydropyridine-2,6-dicarboxylate N-succinyltransferase — protein sequence MKNLKKIIESTFENKNNINFKNVDISITNAINQVLSMLNQGILKISEKIEENWFTHQWIKKAILLYFCINKNHLIINNNIQYYDKIKLKYSQYQEKHFVRDEIRIVPPASIRYGSFIGKNTVIMPSFVNIGAYIDSGTMIDTWATVGSCAQIGKNVHLSGGVGIGGVLEPLQNNPTIIEDNCFIGARSEIVEGVIVERGSVISMGVYIGQSTKIYDRNKKTISYGKIPKGSVVVPGSLPSKNGDYNLYCAIIVKNVDEKTLKKIKLNQILRDID from the coding sequence ATGAAAAATTTAAAAAAAATAATTGAAAGTACTTTCGAAAATAAAAATAACATAAATTTCAAAAATGTTGATATTTCTATTACCAATGCGATTAATCAAGTACTATCAATGCTAAATCAAGGTATATTAAAAATTTCAGAAAAAATAGAAGAAAATTGGTTTACTCATCAATGGATAAAAAAAGCTATTCTGCTTTATTTTTGTATAAACAAAAACCATCTTATTATCAATAATAACATACAGTATTACGACAAAATAAAATTAAAATATTCACAATATCAAGAAAAACACTTCGTTCGAGACGAAATAAGAATAGTGCCTCCAGCATCAATTCGATATGGTTCTTTTATTGGGAAAAATACCGTTATAATGCCTTCTTTTGTAAACATAGGAGCATACATTGATTCAGGAACGATGATAGATACTTGGGCAACAGTTGGATCTTGTGCTCAAATAGGAAAGAACGTTCATTTGTCTGGAGGAGTAGGAATAGGAGGTGTATTAGAACCATTGCAAAATAATCCAACAATAATAGAAGACAATTGTTTTATTGGAGCTAGATCCGAAATTGTAGAAGGAGTAATTGTTGAACGTGGGTCAGTTATTTCTATGGGAGTATATATTGGACAAAGTACAAAAATATATGATAGAAATAAAAAAACTATTTCTTATGGAAAAATTCCAAAAGGATCTGTAGTCGTTCCAGGTAGCTTACCATCTAAAAATGGAGATTATAATCTTTACTGTGCTATTATTGTTAAAAATGTTGATGAAAAAACACTAAAAAAAATAAAACTTAATCAAATTCTGAGGGATATTGATTAA
- the map gene encoding type I methionyl aminopeptidase, which produces MSTISIKKQNEIQKMRAVSKLVAEVLEMIEQYIEPDISTGELDSICHNYIINQQQAKPACLGYHGFPKSICISVNNVVCHGIPNYKNKLQCGDIVNIDVAIIKNQYYGDASKMFFVGNPTPLGKLLCEVTRQSLYLSLYEIKPGIYLNKIGKTIQKYVEKHNFSIVREYCGHGIGTKFHEPPQVLHHNYYNSKDIILKSGMTFTIEPMVNSGSCKVKCMNDGWTVQTQDNSLSAQYEHTILVNETGCEVLTIQKEETIPKIFNNCL; this is translated from the coding sequence ATGAGTACTATTTCTATTAAAAAACAAAATGAAATACAAAAAATGCGAGCAGTAAGCAAACTAGTAGCAGAAGTTTTGGAAATGATTGAACAATATATTGAACCTGATATTTCTACAGGAGAATTAGATTCTATTTGTCATAATTATATAATCAATCAACAACAAGCAAAACCAGCTTGTTTAGGATATCATGGATTTCCTAAATCTATTTGTATTTCTGTTAATAACGTTGTTTGTCATGGTATTCCTAATTACAAAAATAAATTGCAATGTGGAGATATTGTTAATATTGATGTTGCAATTATCAAAAATCAATACTATGGAGATGCATCTAAAATGTTTTTTGTTGGAAACCCAACACCATTAGGAAAGTTGTTATGTGAAGTAACCAGACAAAGTTTATATTTATCATTGTATGAAATAAAACCAGGAATATACCTAAATAAAATTGGTAAAACTATACAAAAATATGTAGAAAAACATAATTTTTCTATTGTAAGAGAATATTGTGGTCATGGGATAGGAACTAAATTTCATGAACCTCCTCAAGTTCTACATCACAACTACTACAATAGTAAAGACATAATATTAAAATCAGGTATGACATTTACAATAGAACCCATGGTAAATTCAGGAAGTTGTAAAGTAAAATGTATGAACGATGGATGGACAGTACAAACTCAAGACAATAGCTTATCCGCACAATATGAACATACTATTTTAGTAAATGAAACAGGATGTGAAGTGTTAACAATACAAAAAGAAGAAACAATACCAAAAATATTTAATAATTGCCTCTAA